In Nicotiana tabacum cultivar K326 chromosome 2, ASM71507v2, whole genome shotgun sequence, the following proteins share a genomic window:
- the LOC107789787 gene encoding uncharacterized protein LOC107789787, with product MTNQVIIRLLFQEGTSQVRPPYFNGQHFYHWKVRMEIYAKSYDVKVWRVIKKGNYPLSAAAQQPADPEDIDEYTDEQMAVVQVNAKARNLLYNAISGEEYEKISSCDTTKEMWDKLEVTYEGINKVKETYINMLVHDFELFQIKEGESIEEIFARFSKTISDLKAFGKPYSSGDQVRKILRSLPTTWQTKVVTLESQDLNKLSYDELRGKIIVFEKTHLKKTNQEENKKIIAFNATTKRADNDIDDDPEALQEEIAMVSRNMDGLMRRYRNKRRGRIPSMRTRQYNEQDKNDGKCYECGRFGHFQDECPDLKRKVSRGFNKNKSFGNSSDEDSSEHEEIANLYFMTILENDMNKLSGC from the coding sequence atgacTAATCAAGTTATTATCAGATTACTCTTCCAAGAAGGAACATCGCAAGTGAGGCCACCATATTTCAATGGACAACATTTCTATCACTGGAAAGTGCGTATGGAAATATACGCAAAGTCTTATGATGTCAAGGTCTGGCGAGTTATCAAAAAGGGGAACTATCCTCTGTCGGCTGCTGCTCAACAACCTGCTGATCCTGaagatatagatgaatatactgaTGAACAAATGGCAGTTGTGCAAGTTAATGCTAAAGCAAGGAATCTGCTTTATAATGCTATAAGTGGTGAGGAATATGAGAAAATCTCCAGTTGCGATACAACCAAAGAGATGTGGGATAAACTTGAAGTTACTTATGAGGGAATCAATAAAGTGAAAGAAACCTATATCAACATGTTGGTTCATGACTTCGAACTCTTCCAGATAAAAGAAGGAGAATCCATTGAAGAGATTTTTGCCAGATTTAGCAAAACCATTAGCGATCTAAAAGCTTTTGGCAAACCATACTCAAGTGGTGATCAAGTTAGGAAAATTCTGAGAAGTCTACCCACTACTTGGCAGACAAAAGTGGTTACACTTGAATCACAGGATTTGAACAAATTATCATACGATGAACTTCGAGGAAAAATTATAGTCTTCGAGAAAACTCATCTCAAGAAAACAAACcaagaagaaaataagaaaataattgcTTTCAACGCTACAACCAAAAGAGCAGACAATGATATTGATGACGACCCTGAAGCTCTTCAAGAAGAAATTGCCATGGTATCAAGGAACATGGACGGTTTAATGAGGAGATACAGGAATAAAAGAAGAGGCAGGATACCATCCATGAGAACTAGGCAATATAACGAACAAGACAAAAATGATGGCAAATGCTATGAGTGTGGAAGATTTGGGCATTTTCAAGATGAGTGTCCTGATCTTAAAAGAAAGGTTTCCAGAGGTTTTAACAAGAACAAATCATTTGGAAACTCGAGTGATGAAGACAGTTCAGAACACGAAGAAATAGCAAATCTATATTTCATGACAATTCTGGAAAATGACATGAACAAACTCTCAGGGTGCTAG